One Dermacentor albipictus isolate Rhodes 1998 colony chromosome 10, USDA_Dalb.pri_finalv2, whole genome shotgun sequence genomic window, TAATGCGGTACGATAAGCATGCAGCGCACTAGAATAATCACTCCAACGAGTAGATGTTCGACTGCGTTTTGCAATACggaaaaggcgttttttcttgtttgacaGTCTTGTTAGTTTCGTGGAAAACCAGGGAGAGCGTTTCTTTCCGGAAAGTCTGCGCAAGGGCACATATTTAGCGACAAGGGACGtggctttgtttttaaacaagttCCAGTTTTCTTCCACGGTACGGCTGAAAAATTATGGTATACAGCCATCAACGAATACTGCAAGCTCATTATTAATTGCAGTGTAATCCCCGCTCGCATAATCTCTaataaattttgcattgttcttcTCACATCTAACGGGGCCtgttacaaaaaaatgcaaaaaacagtGATCGCTTAATCCTGGGAAACAAGTTAAAGAATGTACTAAGTTTGGTTCAGTGACAAGGATCAAGTCTAGAGTGTTAGATGTAGTGCCAGCTCTAGTTGGCGTAGAAACAAGTTGCGTAAGATTAAAGTTCAGGCACAAGTTAAGGAAAGATTGACTTTCTGTGGACGTACCGACAACAAATGGCGATACCGAAGTTCACCTTATTCTGGGGAAATTAAAATCGCCTAAAAGGAATAACGGTGAATGTGGAAATTTTGagacaagaaaattcaaagtgTCATGCAGTTCATCGCAAAAAGTAGATGGTGCGCTTGGCGGCCgataacacgcacaaagcaatgtGTTTTGGTGGTTTATGACAATACGCACAAAAACCAATTCTAAAGACGACGCAAGTGGAATCCTATAAGACACTATATTGTCGGCGACGGCAATTAAAACACACCGCCTGATTTTAGGTTGCGGTCATGACGGTGAACAACGTAATTCTTGTCACAGTGGAACAGCTCTTCACTAAGAATTTTATCGGTCAACCAAGTCTCCGTCAATACAACCACGTCAGCGGCACATGAATCGAAAATAGATGCTAGAGCGTCACGTTTATTAACTGCACTTCGCACATTCGATAACAAAAAAGAGAAATCACGACAAGGTTGGCTGCGTGGCCGGTGCCTAATTTCTGTTAAGAAAAAGACGCGTCAGAATGGTGATTAGTAGCAGTGGACGATAATTCAACAGTGCAGGGAACATTGCCCAAATGAAGTTCACAGACACTGTCGTTATCAGGAGAGTAAATATAACATTTTTTGTTGATATATAGCTTGTTGTATTTCACCGTGAAAAATTGACCGCTTTCTTTGCCAAAGTCGTACAGTTTAGTTCTGACCGCTCTAGTTGCCTTACAAAAATCTTCACTTACGGAAACACCAGTtatcttaataataatatttggggttttacgtgccaaaaccactttctgattaggaggcacgccgtagtggaggactccggaaatttggaccacctggggttctttaacgtgcacctaaatctaagcacacgggtgttttcgcatttcgcccccatcgaaatgcggccgccgtggccgggattcgatcccgcgacctcgtgctcagcagcccaacaccatagccactgagcaaccacggcgcgtacCAGTTGTCTTTAGCTTACTTTTAGAAGAAAGAATCGTTTAGCTTAGACGATAAAAATCTGACAATAATTGGCCTGAACTTGTTGGGGATAAAACAGCCAAGTCTGTGTGCTCTGGAAATGCGGTCATCACTTTTATTTAGGTTCATGCCTAATGCTGAATTTAAAACCGAGCAAATTTTTTCTTCTGACTGCGCCCAAGCTTCCGCAGCGCTACCTGCTACCCATGAAATATTAAGTTTTCGCGACGTGAACGGTCTTCAAACTCGTTGAGCCGTTGGTTCAATACGACCACTTGCGGCACGAGGTTTTCACCCTGTTGGCCTCCAGATGTTCGAATGCATTGTTCAACTGCCGAGAGCCTGTTGTCGATATCGGCTATTCGTTGCTCCACTGAATATTGGGCCTCTTTGACTTCACTCAAGGCACTCATTACTTCTTCTTGTTTAGAATCAAATTTGTCGTGTAGCGATTTAACTAGCTGTAGCAACTCCTTGCTAAACAGGCTAGGATCTTCTTTAGGGGGTCCAGGGTTTAGCTCTACGTTGCCGGACATAAATAACAACTTGGAAACAAGAACACATTCACATGCTAATTGGAACAATACTTGTGGGCCTGGAAGCACTAGCAGCCAAACATTGTTTGACTTTTTACAGAAAAGTTGAGGTGCTGTTCTCACCTGCATCCAAAAAATGGCTGTCGCTTAgcgaaggttaagcccaggatgcgaagcatactagcctttatttttagTTGTTggaccactgtttagcctggtgaactgctgttgcttggctatatttggttcggcttgacgaagaaacaactcatgcgttactctgcttcgccttcaagagtggaacgcgacagcgttcccgtcgacctgccagcgactacgcgccccgcattggacgcggtgagcgtcgagcaacgcagcgctcgacgcggcaacgaaatgtgcgcatgagcaagcgacgcacgcctgagccttagaaacagctcgtttctaaggcaacaccgcattcactagaggcgcttttgtaccgctttgaagcatcgcactcgtggctcagtggtagcgtctccgtctcacactccggagaccctggttcgattcccacccagcccatcttgcgagagtgtagcgacgccgcgagcgacggcgcgagttgtagccccgtttctcctctgtcgtgacgtcacggtgtcacgtggtattcaacgcgacaccgccgcgcctgaggagctgggttgagctctcgtaatatgcttcgaaTAAAACGAAAATGTGTTTGAAGCATGTTGGCGGCTGCAGTGCTTCCATTCCCACTGAAGTGGCGCCAGCCATTCCAGCTGCTTTTAAAGCGTGCCGGCGTTGATGCGTCTGTCGATTTGGCAGCCGGAAATGACAGCGCTTCGGTGAGGCATGGTTCGCTGGCATGAAGGAAGGCTTCAGTGGCCTCACAGTGGAACGGGTCCTCAGTCGACCGGTCGGGCGAGCTGGTACCTCCAACCTTTGTTGCCAGAATAGCCAGCACCTGCGCATGGGCGACGTCGATCAGGTTCTCCCACGCAGCGAATCCGATGAGTATCTGCATCCAAAAACGAAAATGTGTTTGAAGCATGTTGGCGGCTGCAGTGCTTCCATTCCCACTCGCTATGACAAGATGTGCCAGAAAATGTGTGATTCAGAAGGTaatttgaacgaaaaaaccagtcaaaaacacaaaggacaagagaagaagttcacgacacaacgactgtcgcgcccttgctgggactacacggattctaataaaccacagttgatagtccagtcgttgtgtcgtgaacttcttctcttgtcctttgtgtatttgactggttttttcgttcaagtatgtaccaactggcccagatttcaacccttcagAAGGTAATTATTGTACATTATGTAATTAGAGGAATTATCATTGAACCTTCATTTGCTGTTGTTTGGCTACAATGAAGCCGGATGGCAAAAGAGCACAGCTTATACGTGAGAGTTTTTTCAATATTTCGCTAAAGAGAAACACCCGCTGTAACGTAAACTTATTTCGCTGTACTTATACGCTGGTTCGCCTTTTTGTTATTCTTGGCGCGCCTCTCTGTAAATACTTCGAGGTTTCAATGACTTTATCTGCCTTTGACGTTGTAGCAAACATCGTATGGCTTGAAATTTTGGCACTGTCCCTGTAGTGGTGCAGGTTGAATTCAATGTGCTCTCCCCGACGTTTTAGTTCCCATAATAGACTTCGCATTTTCCTTGACGCTCGTGAACAACAAGTCTTCTGTacggaatggcgaaagcctaggTAATGATCAAAATAGGGGACAGGGCATTGACGAATAAAGCAAAAGACTTGCTTATTTTTTGGACAAACGAACCTCCCTTAT contains:
- the LOC139050346 gene encoding uncharacterized protein — encoded protein: MSAAITVYLASSPVGFVGEQKADIRWGLASINHILAEAAQTGGSLIPPIPMPTHRQLAGRAVAIFCDRTIAARCCELQGQPSSEEAVSWTNGGAWMARRETHATTMVFDGPSRPLWWQNHPVKILIGFAAWENLIDVAHAQVLAILATKVGGTSSPDRSTEDPFHCEATEAFLHASEPCLTEALSFPAAKSTDASTPARFKSSWNGWRHFSGNGSTAAANMLQTHFRFIRSILRELNPAPQARRCRVEYHVTP